AATCCATTGATTCTTTGTCAGCCTCAACTGCAGCAACGCCAACAACCGGAAAGTACATACTCCGTACCGTAGAACTACCTACCGCTAACGCCCTTCCCTTGCTTCTTGCCTTTGGACCACGGCCCTAGGTAGTTTTGTTACTAAGCCACGGAGTCGGCCGCCCTTTTTGTCAGCACCTGGTAAGCGTAACGTCAGCTTCCCCACGGTGAAAAAGCAGCCCCTCGGTTGGCGCGTAGTGGAGCTTTGTGGTTACAACATCGCCATCGTATGCTGCGCCAAAGCATCTATCTCATCATTGCGCTAGGCTTGCGCGCTCTTTTTGTTGCTGGATTGAACACAAGTGGGTTCTGTTGAtttttttgatttttttttagcaAGAAGTCTTGCACTTTTCCtagcgattttttttttttataaaaaaaagcatccCAGCCTCGCTTTGTCAAGATTCCTGTAATCATTTGAAAGCAACCTCACGCCTCTCAGGCACATCTCCAAAGTCTATCAGTAACTACTAGTGACTTCTCGACAGCATCTCGAGAATCCACACCGATTTCCTCCCTCTATATGAAGCGTCTCATCACCCTGGTTGTATCGTTGTTGATCGCTTTCATCTCCATCCTCATCTACAATACTCCTGCTGCACAGAACACACTGGTCAACCTGGTATCCCCGGACCAAATCAGCTTCTACAAGACTACAATATCGTCTATGCTCAACGTTACAAGATCAGCCATGTCCAAGTCCGCATCCAGTGCCCCTGCGGTCGCTCTCCGTCATGCCAAAATCACGCCTCACAAGTCGTCCTCCCGTGGCCATGCGGATCATGGCTGGCTCAACACGTACCACTCCTTCTCGTTCGCGAACTGGTACGATCCGCGATACACGCACTTTGGGTCCCTTCGTGTTCTGAACGAGGATCGCGTCAAGCCAAACTCAGGCTTTCCCACCCATCCCCATTCCAACTTTGAGATCTTCAGCTATATCCTCTCGGGCGAGCTCACCCACCGCGACAGCATGCTGCGCAAGGGCCAGGAGGGCAACGCGGGTGCCGACAAGTTCTACAGGATGCACCGGGGCGACGTCCAGTTCACGACGGGCGGCACCGGCATATCGCACTCCGAGTTCAACGAGCACAACTCGGATACCGTCCACTTCCTGCAGATCTGGGCGCTGCCGTGGAAGAAGGGCCTCTCGCCCCGCTACCACACGAGACActttgacgacgaggacaagCGCAAGGGGTTCGTCACCATCCTCAGCCCGCTCAAAGCCGGCCCGGAAGCAACGGCTGCCGAAGAGAAGGAGGCCGCGCCGGCAGTCGAGGGGACGATACCGATCCACGCCGACTTTGCCATGGGGGCGGGCCTCATCGCACCCGAGCAGACCTTCACGTGGAAGGTTGGCTCGCAGGGCACACAGGCCACCAAGCGCAAGGTGTACGTCCACGTGCCCATGACCAAGGGCGGCAAGGCCAAGGTCCGCCTGGATGGAAGGGATGACGCGGTTCTGGAGGAGGGCGACGGAGCCTTTGTCGACGGGGTCAACGCTGGCGATAAGCTCAATTTTGAGAGCATCGGCACTaccgaggccgaggtcgTCGTCTTGGATACGGAGTAGATGGTGTGGTCATAGTTAGACGTCGTCACAGTTTTCATTTTATAGCGTGTTTTTGCTAGGATATCAATTTTATTCTTGAAAATCCctatactagaactagacggTATATACTGTTCCCCAGACGATGATATTTGATACTTTTGTATACTTCACAATTATGTCTATTATTGCTCCCGCATCCGGCTTTGTTCCAATCACTCGTTACGGCACATGTAGAAGACCTAGTATTTATTCTCATTGGAGTAAACACCCAAGGTAGGATGGCACGAAACTgtacatgtttttttttcgctatAAGTGTATACTTGCTGCAGAGGAGCACCGAAGTATCGTCCAGATACTGCTGACCTAAAGTGACATGTACATACACAACTATGGCGTCATCAACCTGGAACGAGTTTGGGTTGATCCTCTACAGGATACACCATACATATCTAGGTGAAAAGTCAATACCAAGCTGCCTTGCTGTGAACTTGGTGGCAAAGCATGAGTAATAATAACGATTCCAAGCTCGTAGAGCGGCAGTGCCGGCGTGGTAACAGGACATTACAATCTTACATCCTGCCGTGTATATTCTCTCCGTCTTTCGTATCCTTGTCATGAAGTTGCCAGTGGCTTTATACTCTAGCCCTTGTGGTATCCAGCTGCGAGTACGCGAGTTCCCAGGGAATGATAAGGTCGAGTTTGCATCAGGTCGTTGATGACGGACGAGGAAGGATACTGAGCATATCTCGTTCTAGGCCTCGTCATATCCAAACCCATAGATTTACTTTCCGGTCTGGATATTGGTGTGGTTGTTGCCCTATCCCAGTATCTGACAGTTGTTCACGAGTAACAAAACAACATGGATATTGCTCATCCCTGAATGTTGTCCAAGACCATAATGTCGGCTTTAAAATATAAGTAGCCAATATACTTCAGTAACATTCATACTACACTTCTTCCAGACCAGGGGTCCTCTACTTGGCACTCGGTACTATTGATTTTTAGAACAAATGTAAAGGTGTCATGACCTCACGTGAAGAGCATCAGCGGCACCGACTCCTGTCTCGTAGGCTCGCAGGAGGCAAGATTCAGACATGAAAGAAGCTTAAAGGGTATTAGATTGTGTCAGCGAATATGCCAAAAGACAAAGAACTATGGGCTCGAGCATGCGCAGACTGATGCGCAACTATTCAGATCTCTAGGTACTTGATGTCATTTACGAGTAGCACTGCAATTGAGGGGACGGACTTCACACTTGAGTAGTCGCCCATCCCGGATTGTATAGCCTTTCCTTTACCGGCGACGATTTATTGCCAATGGCGCCCGAGTGTGTAAGTTGAGTTTGACAGGTAGCACTAGAAATTTACTCTGCCACACCGGGGTGGAGAGCGCCCCACAGAGACGACAGATGCCAGAAGACCGGGAAAGAACGGCAACGGCAGTGGTCTAGACACAGGACATGTGTCAAGTACGGGTCGTTGGCAATGCGTTGGGcgaaagcaaaaagaaaacacgacGTCAGCGTGGTAGCCGGCCTAGCCCTATTCGCCGACTTGATACTCTAACTAACTGTACGCAACCCTCCAGCCAGCCCCGTGACATTTCAAAAGGACCTGCTCGCCGAAAAGCGCCGCCAGAACGTATGAACCTAGATAAGGTGACCTGATGCGTGCCTTGGCTCCCCGGCTTCTTCGGTCGGCCCGCTGACTCTCGCCGAAAAGGACGGTCCGAGTcccagcctttttttttttttttctccctgtCCCACGTAGGGCCTTGTGAAGATCTGGGGCATAAAATGTAACGTCGGAGCAtttggaagaaaaaagaaaggaagaaaagaggGCGCGACAAGTAGACGTGAGAAACAGTCCAGTCCGGCTAGTCCTGCCTCAACTAGCAAAAGTTGGGCGGGTGGCCcccaaagggaaaaaaggttGAATCCCACGTCATGTCGTGTCAAGCAAAAATGTCCCCCGCCTGTCCGGGGACAAGCAATGACGCCCTGGGGGGGCGGTATCTCAACGGCAATTATGTGGTAGGGATTGCGAGTCAAGAGTAGAACCCGGGTCTCGACACAAAACCATGTTGGGGATGCATGGAGAAAAAGAGGGCATCGTCGTTTGTCGTCGTGCCATTTTGGATTTTACTGGGTACAATATCTCTTACCTTGCCTTGTCTACCAACACAACGGCCCAAAGCTAAAAGGCTGTGCATAGTTTGCCTAGCATAGTATACTTCAGGACATAAAACCTTGTCGGTGTGTGGACAACTCGGACATTTGAGATGCCATGACAAAACAATTGTGGATTTATGCGGCGGGACAAGTAGGACTTGGCAAAACGTTTTGTCGATCTGAGGCAAGTTCCGGTTGCCAAGACCAACATGATAGTGCGGTGAGGTGCAGTGCAGTATTTCAAGATGGTGCGTATGCATGGCTCTGGGGGGTGACGGGAGCTGATTGATCGGTAGAAATAACCATGATGTGCTTGGCGGTTGTTGCCGTGTAACAAATGAATGGATGGATTACAAGGCAAGAAACCGAAACTGATTCCGGCGtttaagtacctaggtaggcaagcTGGGTACCTAGTTATCAGAAGCCATGAAACATGTTGCTTGCATGTGCGCGAGTccttctgttttttttttttttttttttttggtaataTCGGAGAAATAGGCCATGATACGTGTGGGGGATATTGGATTCCAATGGCAATCCAAGCCGTGCTCGAGGGTTGCAAAAAGTCATTCGCTCCGGGGGAGTTGGTTGAGTGTGGTCATCCGAGCGCCTCCTGAGTTCAAACCCAATCATTAATGTCCCGGGATATGCTCACATTACAATTGATGTCTGGTGGTGTTTGATAAATGGGCCAATCAAGTAGTGATGCTGTTGCTCAGACAACCACCAGACCAGAAACCGCCAGTGAGAATTGACCCTCCAACTCCGTGATAGGCGTTCAGGCCTTCTCAGTGTGGCCTGAACCAGCGGCCAAGCGCGTCGACGGGCAAAGATCGAAAAGGCGCGCTTCGGACGAATTTCGCTAGCCAATCTACTCGatagaggaaaagaaaaacaaactggacaataaataaaataaaaaataaaaaaaacattctTTCTTTTTACACCCTAGATCTAGATGAACAAATTATTTCGCAACAGCCAAAGTCGTGAAACCAATTGAAGAATTCATTTGGTTTAGTCGACTTGAGCTtgcttgtattttttttatccaaACAGCCCAAAAATGCAGCTCTCCCACCTCACCCTCGCGCCATTAATCCTCTCCGGCCTCCCTGGGGCTCTGGCCTGGGGAAGCCTGGGGCACATCACGGTCGCGTACCTCGCGTCGCGGTTCGTGGCGCCGCAGACGGAGACTTACCTGCAGAGGCTGCTCCGCAACGACACGGACGCATACCTCGCCGGCGTGGCCACGTGGGCCGACAGCATCCGGTACACGAAATGGGGCCACTTCACGGGCGTCTTCCACTTCATCGACGCCAAGGACGACCCGCCGCGGTCGTGCAGCGTCGACATGGACCGCGACTGCAAGGACCAGGGCTGCGTCGTGACGGCGCTGCAAAACTACACGTCGCGCATGATGGACCTCGACCGCCTGCGCGAGTGGGAGCGCGCCCAGGCCGCAAAGTTCGTCGTGCACTTTGTCGGCGACATGCACCAGCCCCTGCACGACGAGGACGTCGCCCGCGGCGGCAACGGCATCCACGTCCTGTGGCACGGCCGCGAGTACAACCTGCACTCGGTCTGGGACAGCGCCATCGCCGAGCAGCTGCGCGGTGGCGTCCGTCGCGGCCGTGGCATGTACGATGCTGCCAAGGTTTGGGCCGACGAGCTGGAGCGGGAGGTCAAGGCCGGTAGGTTCCGGGCCGAGAGCGAGGCTTGGCTCGACGGTGTCGATTTAGCCGATCCCGTCGGTACCGCTCTCATCTGGGCCAGACAGGGGaatgcttttgtttgcagcCATGGTAAGATGAGACAGACCCTTTGCTCACTAGTACAAGATGggaaggtttttttttggtttcttcttctttatttTGCCATTTGTTCCTCCCGAGCAGCCGTTAATATTCTCAAACTTGTAGTCCTTCCGGAAGGCCCCGAAGCCATCAAGGGCCAAGAACTCAGCGGCAAATACTACGAGGAGGCTGCACCCGTCATTGAGAGTCAAGTAGCTCGGGCCGGCTTCCGTTTGGCCCGCTGGCTAGACCTCATCGTCCAGAACATACACGACTCGTCGTCGGTTTCTTCGATTACCGACCTTTGACACGTTACGGGTCCTCCGGTTAGTTATATATTATGAATCAGACGCAATCGTTCCGACGGGGAAGGGTAGTTTTGCGCTAGATGTTTTGTCAAGATGGAAGTTCGGGCCGGCGATTGATGGCCCTGATCAGCGCCACACACAAATACATGACTCGGGGCTTTGGGGGAATGGTTGATGCCTCCATGAAAGAAAGTAATATGGATGTTGATCTATTGGACTGCCTAATAAGCggcaaagaaggaaaagaacTCCGTCGTATACTAGGAACAGGCTATTCGTATGTCAAGTTAGATAATACAGGTTTGCAGCTTTCCAATTTAGTGAGTAAGCGTTTGCATTCTTTTATTTCTTACGTCTCCGCGGGTCTTCAGTCATGCAACTAAATCTTCGGCTCCAGGCCGCCAACGCAGCCAATCAAGTGAAAAGTCTCGGCCGATAGATGAAAAGGTAAACGCCGATATGAAGCAATGGATATctaccttgggtacctacctaagcaGGTTGTTTGTCATTTCTGGATACTTCTTCTCTGAACCGTCATGGCGACACGTTCTGTCTTGTGTCCCCTGTCTTGCTTCACACCGAGTCACACCGAGTGGTCCCCCAATTCCAGGGAAGAgatagaagaagaaaaaaaggaagaaaggcAAAAACACCCCCGTCAAACCGTTGAAGTATATCCTGTTGATCAtcctgctgaacaaaacaGACCCGAAGCCCCATCAAGGCCGAATTGGGAATATCGGCAGCAAAGGACAGCAGCGCCAAGAGTTTAGCTGTAATAAATTATTAAGGTTAAACGTAGACGAATAGCCCGTGTCGCCGTCCGTGCCAAACAACAATGCTCCGACTTGCCTATACCACGTTAACTGGCCCTGCTACAATTGCTAGTACTTCGTAAGTAGCTAGCCTGGTTCGTAGGTAGCTTTTCCGAGTAATGCATCAGATTCGCCAAGAGGTTCAAATTTAGATGGTCCAAGTTACTTCGTACAGGCGATATACCGTACGACCAGAGAGAGTAGAGTTTTGATAGGAATGCGAATGAAACAACTTTGAGTGATTGTCAAAACAACTTTAACAGTCTTAATAGTCAAAAGACAGACAGCGCGGATTCAGTTGgtcgctcttttttttactgcAGTGAACTGAATGGTCGCATCTTGGTTTGCAGATTCCTGCTGCCTAaggaagtagtagtagtagtagtagtagtattatttaacgccgggctcggcccggctcattagccggccgttagcaacctcccgaggggtatctcggcgcgctttctattttctctatttacacagcggaaaacaagggcatagaagcgaatcgagcctgaccgggttcgtgcccggtcctgcttacaggtttgttcactgacgcgaccccgtgccttcaggcgcacggaggattcgtctgacggcagttgacggctcttcatcgagaggggcctgtgtccaaacagcggagctgtcggtcgtttgtagccatggagacgaagttcccaacaagtgtgggctcgacggcacaggcgggtggttgttgtcgatagccagccgggttatccttgccacggtaagcggggaggaggtggagggagcaggattcgaacctacgttactcaagtaacagccatggcgcttaaccactgcgccattcccccctgcTGCCTAAGGAAGGAATCGCTCGTGATCCTGTTCAAGCCCGCCCGCCCAGAGAGAAATTAACACAAGCTTACGTCGGCTAATCTCAGGTCGGAACCCACGAACCAAACCGCCCCCTTGGTACCATGAAAGACAGAAATAATGGCGGTCACATCCCAGCAAATACATCTGAACTGAAGCAGTTCAAGATCTTGGTATTGGTAATCCCGCCCAAGAACATAGAGTACTGGAAAGATTGATTAATTCAACACGCCAGATGGTTTACGCGTCTTTCTAAAAAGGGGGTGGGAAATAATTATGCATCAAGGTAAGGGAGGGTATGGGCATGTGAGCAAATGTGTCTGTCATTGTTTCACCGAGGATTTCCGGTTCTCTCCATCTCGTCTCAAGTGATCCATGTCCCGTAAAAACGGTTCTCAGCAACCACCCCTGTCATTATCTGTAACAAGCGCCCGCTAAACTAAAAAGCTTAGCTTTTAGCATGCTGCGCtatttcctttcttctttttttcactttGTACATTGGCACTCTTGCAACTTCCCCACAAGGCAAGGAGGGACCCGGCTGGGTGAAAAACTCGTACGATTTTGTTTGTGCCCTGTTTGCCTGTGCCCCATGAAGCCCAAGTGGCCGTAAGCGATCCAAGGGGTTGTTGTTCTTGTGTTACTTTTTTGATGCTGCTGAACTAGGGGTGGTGTTGGAACACGGGAACAGGCCCCCCCGCTCAATGGGGAAGTGATTCGAAATCTCTTCAGCAGAGTTGCTATGTTGCCTTTCCCTTCAAAGTGGCAATTGTTCGGATGACGTCAAAGCTTTCCTGGGGCAAAATAGTTTCAATTGAGAAATCGAATGCCCTGAGTGGCAGTTGGTCTTGGCGATGAATGTGGACAACAGGAAGAAACACTTCGGTAGTACTTTTTGCAAGTGCTTTGCCCGAATCAgtgaattaaaaaaaataaagtcaAACAATaaagtcaaaaaaaaaaacccttccATCAATAATCCCCCCACCAAGATATTGAGACCGCTCAGACGCACGCCAACGTGCCCTTCCGTGCGATGACAGGTTGTGACTACTGCACATTACACAAGTTGTCAATATCAGTAGCGAAATGAACAAGGTTGGTGGACAATGGGAGGGATTTGGTGCCCGAGTTACCCACCTCACTGTTTGCGCACTTTATGAATCGCTTATTCAGTTTATAGACTTTAGGTATTTGtaattgactttttttttcttttttttttttttttttttttctacctaggtatctcgCTGGTATTGGATTCCACACCGTTCATGCCCCCCAACCGGATTTGAGCTTCTACCTTGAGGTCTATCACCGGCGCCGTTTAGCCGATCGAACCTCTCCCTGCTACTGTAATGACGCGTCCAGATAGACGGAATTAAAGTACGAGACAAGCGTTGCTATAAAGTGGGATCCACGTGCTGTCTCCCCATGTTGCGTCTTTGGTAAAGATCTTCAACTTGGCCCCATTGATGCGGCGTGTCATCCGCTGTACTACGTTTTTAAAGTATTGATTAATCCTCCGTAGGCAAGGGCGTTGTGGGATTGAGAGGAGCGGCTAGCTTGGCGAGCTTTCTGTTGCTCCCTTAGACCTCCGCAGCGTCCCGCACTCTGTGCTTGACGACCACCCAATTTACGTGGTATTGGCGTGGTGTGTGTACCTATGTATGTGCTTGTGAGTGTGTTTGTGCTTTGCTGTCACGCTACAGCAACCGGCTCCTCCTATTTCAGAGTGGAAATGAAGCAAAggggcggaagccctgcatGTCACCCACCCCTGGGCGGCCCCAGGAGCCAAGTCTTGAAGCGAGGTGGTAGGGCTCCGCTATATTACCCAGCAAGAGATGAAGCCTAGTTAATGGTGGACTAGACTAGCCTAGTTTAGCAAGCATGTTCCATGTCTGCAGCTGTCTCACCTTTTGGGTTTCTCAAACGCAGGTCGTCTGCACTCAGAAGGACAATGCTAAAAAATGACAACCCTGAGGTTAAGAATACTTTAACAATACAGAACCGAGTTTTCTTTCAAGCACTTCTGATCTTGTCATCCTAACGGTGCatgattttttatttttatttttgggaAACTTCGCAAACACGAGATCAATTTTCTCCGCCAAACCTGACAAGTCGCTCAAGGGTTTACTG
Above is a genomic segment from Pyricularia oryzae 70-15 chromosome 7, whole genome shotgun sequence containing:
- a CDS encoding pirin domain-containing protein encodes the protein MKRLITLVVSLLIAFISILIYNTPAAQNTLVNLVSPDQISFYKTTISSMLNVTRSAMSKSASSAPAVALRHAKITPHKSSSRGHADHGWLNTYHSFSFANWYDPRYTHFGSLRVLNEDRVKPNSGFPTHPHSNFEIFSYILSGELTHRDSMLRKGQEGNAGADKFYRMHRGDVQFTTGGTGISHSEFNEHNSDTVHFLQIWALPWKKGLSPRYHTRHFDDEDKRKGFVTILSPLKAGPEATAAEEKEAAPAVEGTIPIHADFAMGAGLIAPEQTFTWKVGSQGTQATKRKVYVHVPMTKGGKAKVRLDGRDDAVLEEGDGAFVDGVNAGDKLNFESIGTTEAEVVVLDTE
- a CDS encoding nuclease PA3; the encoded protein is MQLSHLTLAPLILSGLPGALAWGSLGHITVAYLASRFVAPQTETYLQRLLRNDTDAYLAGVATWADSIRYTKWGHFTGVFHFIDAKDDPPRSCSVDMDRDCKDQGCVVTALQNYTSRMMDLDRLREWERAQAAKFVVHFVGDMHQPLHDEDVARGGNGIHVLWHGREYNLHSVWDSAIAEQLRGGVRRGRGMYDAAKVWADELEREVKAGRFRAESEAWLDGVDLADPVGTALIWARQGNAFVCSHVLPEGPEAIKGQELSGKYYEEAAPVIESQVARAGFRLARWLDLIVQNIHDSSSVSSITDL